The sequence CTAATTGAGAAATAGTTTACAGTGGATCAAGGTTTCCAGGGTTTAGTTGTGCAAGTTATTTATTTTTCATTCCTAAGCCAATTCAATCACCAAAGCTGTATTATTTTAAATAGTTGGGAATTACCGAAGGATTCAATTGAATTAATGAGCAATAGTACAGCTATACATTATTTATTCTTGTCTGGTTTAGGAGATTCTGCCAGGGATTTGTTAAAATTTCAAGGATTATTGGATATTAAAAATTGGAATACTTTAATTGATTATTATGGAGGAAATCCTTACTTTTTAAATAGTATTTCTACAGTTATTAAAAATTTATTTGGCGGTAAAATTTCTGAATTTTTACGCTATGAAACTTTATTTCCAGGAGAAGATATAACGGAAAGTCTAACTCAACAGTTTAATCGATTATCGGAATTAGAGCAAAAAATTATTATTCATTTAGGACAAAACCCTAACGAAATTATGCTATCGGAGTTTCAATCTAATCTGAAACTATCTGCTTCTGATGTATTAAAAGCCTTAGCATCTTTAGGACAACGGTATTGGATTGAAAGATTAGAATTAGAAAATCAAATCTATTTTACCCTTCAACCGATGCTGAAACATTATATTCAAGCTATGCAGAAACCAGGTTTCTAAAAAAATCTTGATTCTATGCCAAAGTTGTTGTCAGAAACCCGGTTTCTAGGTAAAAAAATAAGGTGAGTTACAACTTGCGTAAACCCACCTTAAAATTAAACGTAAATGAGAGCTTAACCCTTCAATGCTTCTGCACCACCCACCACTTCCAGCAATTCCTGGGTAATGGAGGCTTGACGAGCTTTGTTGTAGGATAACGTCAGGGATTTAATTAACTCTCCAGCGTTTTCACTGGCGTTACTCATGGCGGTCATCCGAGCAGCTAACTCACTGGCGATGGATTCTTGCCAAGCGCGTAACAATTGGTTTGTTAAAAACAAAGGTAATAACGCATCCAAAATTTGGGCAGGATCTTGTTCAAAAATCATATCTCTCGGTAAATCCGCGAGATTATTTTTGACTTTCTCCCGTGTCACTTCAAATTGACCATTTTTTGTGGTCAAACGGAAGATTTCATCATCAGTTGGTTCTAATCCTTGAGGATCAAGCGGTAACAGAGTTTGAATTACTGGACGAGAAGCAATTAACGAAACAAATTTCGTATAAATTAACTCAATCCGATCCAATTCCCCAGATAAAAATAAAGCCAAAAGATTTTCCGCCGAATCCCGTACTCGGTCTATAGTGGGATTTTTTTCAGGGTTTTCCACCGTTGCGCGGATATCAACATCCCGTCTTTGGAAATATTGAATGGCTTTGCGTCCGACTAATAAATAGGTGCATTCAACGCCTTCAGCTTCCAACTCTTTTGCACGAGTTTCTGCCCGTTTGATCACGCTACTATTATAGGTTCCACATAAGCCACGATTACCCGAAATTACCAGTAATCCGACTTTTTTAACTTCCCGTTGTTTGAGGAGGGGCAAATCTGCTTCTTCAAATTTTAAACGGGATTGTAACCCATAAAGAATTCCGGCTAACCGATCAGCAAAGGGGCGAGAAGCTAAGACTTGTTCCTGGGCGCGACGCACTTTTGCAGAAGCCACCAGACGCATCGCTTCTGTAATTTTCTTGGTATTTTTAACCGAATCAATGCGATCGCGGATCGCTTTTAAATTTGACATAGTTTTGTCAGATTTGCAGTATTAAGTCAGTAGAGACGCGCTATGGCGCGTCTGTACAGGAGTCAGGCGTTTTAGGGGTCAGTTAACAGTTAACCGACGACACCCGACACCCGACACCCATTAAGCTGAAACTAAGAAAGTTTGTTTGAATTCTGTGATCGCTTCTTTCAACAGACCTTCAGCTTCATCGTCAAGGAGTTTTTTACCTTGAACGATTTCGACGTATTTGGGTTTGCTATTTTTCAGATAGTCCCGCAGTCCGGCGGCAAAGGAAACGATTTTTTCAACAGGGATCTCATCGAGATAACCGTTAATTCCGGCGTAAATCACGGCCACTTGTTCAAACAATTGCAGAGGAGAATTCTGAGGTTGTTTTAACAACTCTTGTAGCCGTTTGCCCCGTTCTAATTGGTTGCGGGTAGCTTGGTCTAAATCAGAGGCAAACTGAGAAAATGCTGCCAACTCAGCATACTGAGCTAATTCTAATTTAACTTTCCCGGCGACTTTCTTCATGGCTTTGGTTTGAGCCGCAGAACCCACGCGGGACACGGAAATCCCGGCATTCACCGCCGGACGTAAACCGGAGTTAAATAAGTCAGAGGATAAGAAGATCTGACCGTCGGTAATGGAAATCACGTTGGTCGGAATGTAAGCCGAAACGTCACCCGCTTGAGTTTCAATCACGGGTAAAGCCGTCATACTACCGCCGCCGAGTTCATCGTTGAGTTTGGCAGCCCGCTCTAATAAGCGAGAGTGGAGGTAGAACACATCCCCAGGATAAGCTTCCCGTCCGGGGGGACGACGCAGTAACAGGGACATTTGACGGTAGGCTTGAGCTTGTTTCGATAAGTCATCATAGATGACCAAGGTGTGCTTGCCTTTATACATAAAGTATTCCGCCAAAGTTGCCCCTGTATAAGGAGCAAGGTATTGCAGGGTGGCGGAGTCACTGGCGTTAGCTGCGACCACAATGGTATAATCCATTGCACCTTTTTCTTCCAAAACTCCCACAACTTGGGCAACGGTGGAGGCTTTTTGACCAATGGCAACGTAGACGCAGATCACGTCTTCGCCTTTTTGGTTAATGATGGTGTCAATGGCGATGGAGGTTTTTCCGGTTTGACGGTCGCCAATGATTAATTCCCGTTGACCCCGACCGATGGGAATCATGGAGTCAATAGCGGTAATCCCCGTTTGCATGGGTTCGCACACGGAACGACGGGCGATAATCCCAGGGGCGGGAGATTCTAATAAACGGCTATCGGTGGTTTTGACATCTCCTTTACCATCAATGGGACGGGCTAAGGCATCGACAACCCGGCCTAACATGGCATCCCCTACGGGGATCTGAGAAATTCTTCCGGTGGCGGTCACGGCAGATCCTTCTTGGATGTCCCGGCCTTCACCCATTAACACCGCACCGACGTTATCTTCTTCTAAGTTCAAAGCAATGCCGATGGTGCCTTCGGCAAACTCTAACAGTTCACCGGACATGACTTTATCTAAGCCATAAATCCGGGCAATTCCGTCACCGACTTGCAGAACAGTCCCGACGTTGGTTTCTTTAACGTCTTGGTCGTACTGTTCAATTTGCTGCTGAATAATGCTGCTAATTTCGTCAGGTCTGATCGCTACCATTGTTCTTGTCAGTAGTTAGGGGTTATGAGTTAAAACAGATCCCATCTTTATCATGACGGGTCATAACGATTATTGGGCCAATTTCATGCCAATGCGACGCAGTTGTCCGCGCAAACTGGCATCCACCACGCGAGATCCAACTTTGATAATCACACCGCCCAATAAATCCGGGTCAAGGGTGGTGGAAATTTCCACCGAGCGGGCATTGGTCATGGCTTTGACTTTTTCAGTCAAGGTATTTTGTTGAGCTTCGGTTAACGGATGGGCGGAGGTGATTTCTGCCAATACCGTTTGATTGAGTTTCCGCAGTAATACTAGATACTGTTGACCAATTCCCTGTAAGAATAAAATCCGTCCCCGATCCACTAACAGCATCAAGAAATTCCGTAATAAGGGATTAACTTGATCTCCTGTAATGCGTTGCAGAACGGCTTTTTTATCCTGGGGTTTAATCACAGGATTGTCTAAAAAGTTTTTTAATTCTGCGGAATTTTCCAGTAATTCGAGTAATGAGCGGATCTCATTGCCGAATTCTTCGGTTAAATTTCTCGATTGAGCCAAGGACATTAACGCCGAGGCGTAAGGCTCAACAATTTCTCCTGCGATCGCACTCATATTCAACCTCCCAGCAGCGTTAGACTCCGATCAATTAACCGTTCCTGAACAGTGTCGTCAAGCTGTTGTTTGAGTTGAGCTTCTGCCCGTTCAATGGCTTGAGTGGCAATCAGAGAACGCAGTTGAGAAATCACTCGTTCGCGATCTGAATCTAACTCAGCGCTTGCGTTTGCTTTCATGCGTTCTACCTCTTCGGCAGCTTTAGCTAGAATTGATTCTCTAACGGTTTTTGCCCGTTCTTCGGCTTCAGCTAAAATTCGTTGCGCGTCCGTTTGGGCGGCGGTTAATTTTTGCTGTTGTTCTGCTAGAGATGCTTCTGCTTGTTTTTGACGCTGTTCAGCTTCTTGAATCGCTTCTTCAATGGTGGAGCGTCTTTCATTTAGGATTTTTCCTAAAAAGCCTCGCCCAAAGTAAACCAGCACACCAATCAGAATGGCTAGGTTAATTAGGTTCGTCTCAAAAATATTGGTATTGAGACCGAATCCAGCTTCAGAGCTAGCTTCTGTGGCTAGTAATAAAACAGTCTCCATGATGTTCTTCTCATAAATGCGCGGCTTAAGGTTTAACTCCCTATAGGGGGCGTTATCATCTAGCCTGGGCTGTCTTCAATCCGAATTTTCCGCAGTTTCACAAGCTGAAAACAATCTTGTGATCAGCTTTAACGCATCCAAGATTATCTAACGAACTCAGCCCCTAATAATTTTTCTAAAATTTGGCGACTGAGAGGTTCAACTTGTTGCTCTAAAGCTTGCAGGGCTTGTTGTTTTTCCTGCTCAATTTCTTGAGCCGCTTTGTCTCTCAATTTTTGCGCTTCTTGTAATGCTTCTGCGACTTTTCCAGTAGCAATTTTCTGGGCTTCCGCTTGAGCATTTACAATCGTCGCTTGAGCTTTTTTGCGAGTTTCTGCTAACTCTAATTCGTATTGTTTGGCTAATTTTTCGGCTTTAGCCAGACGTTCTTTGGCGTTGACTTCGCGCTCGCGGATATAATCCGCCCGTTCATCAATTGCCTTTCCTAATGGTTTGTAGAAAACCTGGTTTAAAATTACTGCCAGAATTACGAACTGCACTGCCATTAAGGGCAAGGTGGCATCAAGATCAAACAGTCCTCCTTCTTTAGCAGCCTCTTCAACCGCAAATAAAATTGTCCAGTGCATTATTGTCCCTTGAAGAGTTGAATTGAAGATGGATTTTAGACCCAGAGTTTCAGATCACCTGAAACCTCAAATCTAAAATCCATGTTTGGATTACTGTTTAGGCGAAGGGGTTAGCAAACAGCAGTACCAGAGAAACGACCAGACCGTAAATCGTCAGTGCTTCCATGAAGGCCAAACTTAACAGTAAAGTCCCACGAATTTTACCTTCTGCTTCGGGTTGACGGGCAATCCCTTCCACTGCTTGACCAGCAGCAATCCCTTGACCAATTCCAGGGCCGATCGCGCCTAAACCAATAGCTAAAGCAGCAGCAACAACGGAAGCAGCAGCAATCAGTGGATTCATGATGATTTTCTTCCTTCTAAATACAAAACAGTTAACAAACAATCAATTAGACAAAATGTGAAATCAATCCCTATCAGCATTTATAAAACTAGGAGATTTGAAGAAAACAAATTTCTTCTTTGTCCCGTTACAAATGCCAGATTCGTTTAATGGATTGGAGTCCCCAAAACGTTATTTTACCAATAAAGGGGATCAAGTTTAACCCAACAGAACATTTTGAAAAAATCAAGGTCTAAGAAAAGAAATCTTAAAGGGTTTGTTGCTTTTCTTAGTCGTGATGTTCTGCACCATGTCCTTCTAGGGCTTCACCAATATAGTTCGCTGCCAGCGTCGCAAAAATTAGCGCTTGAATGGCACTCAAGAATAAACCTAAAACCATCAGGGGCAGAGGAATAAACAGAGGCACCAGGAATACCAACACGGCAACCACCAGTTCATCCGCCAAAATGTTAC comes from Planktothrix tepida PCC 9214 and encodes:
- a CDS encoding F0F1 ATP synthase subunit B', with translation MMHWTILFAVEEAAKEGGLFDLDATLPLMAVQFVILAVILNQVFYKPLGKAIDERADYIREREVNAKERLAKAEKLAKQYELELAETRKKAQATIVNAQAEAQKIATGKVAEALQEAQKLRDKAAQEIEQEKQQALQALEQQVEPLSRQILEKLLGAEFVR
- a CDS encoding F0F1 ATP synthase subunit gamma, encoding MSNLKAIRDRIDSVKNTKKITEAMRLVASAKVRRAQEQVLASRPFADRLAGILYGLQSRLKFEEADLPLLKQREVKKVGLLVISGNRGLCGTYNSSVIKRAETRAKELEAEGVECTYLLVGRKAIQYFQRRDVDIRATVENPEKNPTIDRVRDSAENLLALFLSGELDRIELIYTKFVSLIASRPVIQTLLPLDPQGLEPTDDEIFRLTTKNGQFEVTREKVKNNLADLPRDMIFEQDPAQILDALLPLFLTNQLLRAWQESIASELAARMTAMSNASENAGELIKSLTLSYNKARQASITQELLEVVGGAEALKG
- the atpH gene encoding ATP synthase F1 subunit delta is translated as MSAIAGEIVEPYASALMSLAQSRNLTEEFGNEIRSLLELLENSAELKNFLDNPVIKPQDKKAVLQRITGDQVNPLLRNFLMLLVDRGRILFLQGIGQQYLVLLRKLNQTVLAEITSAHPLTEAQQNTLTEKVKAMTNARSVEISTTLDPDLLGGVIIKVGSRVVDASLRGQLRRIGMKLAQ
- the atpE gene encoding ATP synthase F0 subunit C, producing MNPLIAAASVVAAALAIGLGAIGPGIGQGIAAGQAVEGIARQPEAEGKIRGTLLLSLAFMEALTIYGLVVSLVLLFANPFA
- a CDS encoding F0F1 ATP synthase subunit B, producing the protein METVLLLATEASSEAGFGLNTNIFETNLINLAILIGVLVYFGRGFLGKILNERRSTIEEAIQEAEQRQKQAEASLAEQQQKLTAAQTDAQRILAEAEERAKTVRESILAKAAEEVERMKANASAELDSDRERVISQLRSLIATQAIERAEAQLKQQLDDTVQERLIDRSLTLLGG
- the atpA gene encoding F0F1 ATP synthase subunit alpha, which translates into the protein MVAIRPDEISSIIQQQIEQYDQDVKETNVGTVLQVGDGIARIYGLDKVMSGELLEFAEGTIGIALNLEEDNVGAVLMGEGRDIQEGSAVTATGRISQIPVGDAMLGRVVDALARPIDGKGDVKTTDSRLLESPAPGIIARRSVCEPMQTGITAIDSMIPIGRGQRELIIGDRQTGKTSIAIDTIINQKGEDVICVYVAIGQKASTVAQVVGVLEEKGAMDYTIVVAANASDSATLQYLAPYTGATLAEYFMYKGKHTLVIYDDLSKQAQAYRQMSLLLRRPPGREAYPGDVFYLHSRLLERAAKLNDELGGGSMTALPVIETQAGDVSAYIPTNVISITDGQIFLSSDLFNSGLRPAVNAGISVSRVGSAAQTKAMKKVAGKVKLELAQYAELAAFSQFASDLDQATRNQLERGKRLQELLKQPQNSPLQLFEQVAVIYAGINGYLDEIPVEKIVSFAAGLRDYLKNSKPKYVEIVQGKKLLDDEAEGLLKEAITEFKQTFLVSA